The following are encoded in a window of Haemorhous mexicanus isolate bHaeMex1 chromosome 7, bHaeMex1.pri, whole genome shotgun sequence genomic DNA:
- the ZFAND4 gene encoding AN1-type zinc finger protein 4 isoform X1 produces the protein MANKKEPPFFNKDNMGPFHYKLPFYETMELFIETLTGTCFELRVSPFETVISVKAKIQRLEGIPISQQHLIWNNMELKDDYCLDDYNISEGCTLKLVLAMRGGPVNTRRVPVKDPIREMAEYMDPARDKIWEKGPSNKQVTFLVYREGDRLNFFRVVDRGDGTLTPLSESLSGGSVYNLYADDEDETEASPSGQQIIENSITMNKMKLLKAKMENMNLSKKPKKTVKVKPRPPMTPRPSSGSVAAARHRFLRVLPHIGQSCLPPPGNLHQSESPQNALSALATLATAGRTMPATANHFLKEDDTWQSSSWSQPVNSIRLPPKISRVELENAKLPTNSILTPVSSLSANSEKAPENATSASEEDAVLFPNLTNVDLYGRDEEHLPEPDAYAFLTEGSTAEQCNEIYDIGKVNPELELPDGDKDSKVVEQHRKPIGKVLSTAAMETGLLSTRELSPQKNLLLSPLRYSAQVAHHSTLKPQAQPRRFEAGNLRSAASPNVLRSLEVRSIADSFPRTTRFCSVKVESLGKRPDVISKAEARDITDVASKTSKEPASSVSNLGFLASLARSTNRESLQSSCGTDRFRTSGIALPTSLQHFQEESFRKTAPPNEAAEYILSAHGLGMSGSMAAVGKRVAGEATHLPPVNGLIQAKKKISKHCFLCGKKTGLATSYECRCGNNFCATHRYAETHTCTYDYKSAGRRYLQETNPIISAPKLPKI, from the exons ATGGCCAACAAGAAAGAGcctcctttttttaataaagataaTATGGGACCATTTCACTACAAACTTCCTTTCTATGAAACTATGGAGCTCTTCATTGAAACGCTTACAGGAACCTGCTTTGAACTGCGAGTTTCCCCCTTTGAAACAGTTATTTCTGTGAAAGCTAAAATTCAAAGACTGGAAG GTATTCCTATCTCTCAGCAGCACTTAATTTGGAATAATATGGAACTGAAGGATGACTATTGTTTGGATGATTATAA CATTTCAGAAGGCTGCACTCTGAAGTTGGTTCTGGCTATGCGAGGTGGACCTGTTAACACCAGAAGAG TTCCTGTGAAAGATCCTATCAGGGAAATGGCTGAATACATGGATCCTGCTAGAGACAAGATCTGGGAGAAGGGGCCATCCAACAAACAAGTCACCTTCTTAGTGTATCGCGAGGGAGATCGCTTGAATTTCTTCCGTGTGGTTGACAGGGGTGATGGCACTTTAACACCACTGTCTGAATCTTTGAG cgGTGGTTCAGTTTATAATTTATATGCTGATGATGAAGATGAGACAGAGGCATCACCTTCTGGCCAACAGATTATTGAGAATTCAATTACTATGAACAAAATGAAACTGCTCAAGGCAAAGATGGAGAACATGAATCTGAGTAAAAAG cctaAGAAAACTGTCAAGGTGAAGCCTCGCCCTCCCATGACTCCTCGACCATCGAGTGGCTCGGTGGCTGCTGCCCGTCACCGCTTTCTCAGAGTGCTGCCCCACATCGGACAGTCGTGCCTACCTCCTCCTGGGAATTTGCATCAGTCAGAATCTCCCCAAAACGCACTTTCAGCGCTGGCTACTTTGGCCACTGCTGGTAGAACAATGCCAGCCACAGCTAATCACTTCCTTAAGGAAGATGACACttggcagagcagctcttggtCTCAGCCAGTCAATAGCATCAGGTTACCACCGAAAATATCTCGTGTTGAACTAGAAAATGCAAAGCTACCTACAAATAGTATTCTGACTCCTGTTTCATCCCTGTCTGCAAATTCAGAAAAAGCACCTGAAAATGCAACCTCAGCGAGTGAGGAGGatgctgttttgtttccaaatCTAACAAACGTGGATCTATATGGAAGAGATGAAGAACATCTTCCTGAACCAGATGCTTATGCTTTTTTAACAGAAGGAAGCACTGCTGAACAGTGTAATGAGATATATGACATAGGAAAGGTGAACCCAGAGCTTGAACTGCCTGATGGAGACAAAGATTCTAAGGTTGTAGAGCAGCATAGAAAACCTATTGGCAAAGTGCTGAGCACTGCAGCAATGGAGACTGGTCTTCTCAGTACTCGAGAATTAAGTCCTCAGAAGAACCTGCTTTTGTCTCCCCTCCGCTATTCAGCGCAAGTGGCACATCACAGTACCCTGAAACCACAAGCACAGCCCAGGCGCTTTGAGGCTGGTAACTTGAGATCTGCGGCCTCCCCAAATGTGCTTCGGTCGTTGGAAGTACGTAGTATAGCAGACTCCTTTCCTAGGACCACTAGATTTTGTAGTGTGAAAGTAGAGTCACTTGGCAAAAGACCTGATGTAATTTCTAAAGCAGAGGCTAGGGACATCACGGATGTGGCTAGCAAGACATCCAAAGAACCTGCGAGTTCTGTAAGTAACTTAGGATTTCTGGCTTCGCTGGCCCGAAGCACAAACAGGGAAAGTTTACAGAGTTCCTGTGGGACTGACAGGTTTCGGACTTCTGGTATTGCACTACCTACAAGCCTGCagcattttcaggaagaaagCTTTAGGAAAACTGCTCCTCCAAATGAAGCTGCTGAATATATTCTA tctgcGCATGGGCTTGGAATGAGTGGAAGTATGGCAGCTGTAGGGAAAAGAGTAG CAGGTGAAGCAACCCATCTTCCACCTGTGAATGGCTTAATtcaagcaaaaaagaaaatttcaaagcACTGCTTTCTTTGTGGCAAGAAAACTGGATTGGCAACCAGCTATGAGTGCAG ATGTGGAAACAACTTCTGTGCAACACACCGCTATGCAGAGACTCACACTTGCACCTACGACTACAAGAGTGCAGGACGGAGGTATTTACAGGAGACCAACCCCATCATTAGTGCACCAAAGCTCCCCAAAATTTGA
- the ZFAND4 gene encoding AN1-type zinc finger protein 4 isoform X2, producing the protein MANKKEPPFFNKDNMGPFHYKLPFYETMELFIETLTGTCFELRVSPFETVISVKAKIQRLEGIPISQQHLIWNNMELKDDYCLDDYNISEGCTLKLVLAMRGGPVNTRRVPVKDPIREMAEYMDPARDKIWEKGPSNKQVTFLVYREGDRLNFFRVVDRGDGTLTPLSESLSGGSVYNLYADDEDETEASPSGQQIIENSITMNKMKLLKAKMENMNLSKKPKKTVKVKPRPPMTPRPSSGSVAAARHRFLRVLPHIGQSCLPPPGNLHQSESPQNALSALATLATAGRTMPATANHFLKEDDTWQSSSWSQPVNSIRLPPKISRVELENAKLPTNSILTPVSSLSANSEKAPENATSASEEDAVLFPNLTNVDLYGRDEEHLPEPDAYAFLTEGSTAEQCNEIYDIGKVNPELELPDGDKDSKVVEQHRKPIGKVLSTAAMETGLLSTRELSPQKNLLLSPLRYSAQVAHHSTLKPQAQPRRFEAGNLRSAASPNVLRSLEVRSIADSFPRTTRFCSVKVESLGKRPDVISKAEARDITDVASKTSKEPASSVSNLGFLASLARSTNRESLQSSCGTDRFRTSGIALPTSLQHFQEESFRKTAPPNEAAEYILSAHGLGMSGSMAAVGKRVGEATHLPPVNGLIQAKKKISKHCFLCGKKTGLATSYECRCGNNFCATHRYAETHTCTYDYKSAGRRYLQETNPIISAPKLPKI; encoded by the exons ATGGCCAACAAGAAAGAGcctcctttttttaataaagataaTATGGGACCATTTCACTACAAACTTCCTTTCTATGAAACTATGGAGCTCTTCATTGAAACGCTTACAGGAACCTGCTTTGAACTGCGAGTTTCCCCCTTTGAAACAGTTATTTCTGTGAAAGCTAAAATTCAAAGACTGGAAG GTATTCCTATCTCTCAGCAGCACTTAATTTGGAATAATATGGAACTGAAGGATGACTATTGTTTGGATGATTATAA CATTTCAGAAGGCTGCACTCTGAAGTTGGTTCTGGCTATGCGAGGTGGACCTGTTAACACCAGAAGAG TTCCTGTGAAAGATCCTATCAGGGAAATGGCTGAATACATGGATCCTGCTAGAGACAAGATCTGGGAGAAGGGGCCATCCAACAAACAAGTCACCTTCTTAGTGTATCGCGAGGGAGATCGCTTGAATTTCTTCCGTGTGGTTGACAGGGGTGATGGCACTTTAACACCACTGTCTGAATCTTTGAG cgGTGGTTCAGTTTATAATTTATATGCTGATGATGAAGATGAGACAGAGGCATCACCTTCTGGCCAACAGATTATTGAGAATTCAATTACTATGAACAAAATGAAACTGCTCAAGGCAAAGATGGAGAACATGAATCTGAGTAAAAAG cctaAGAAAACTGTCAAGGTGAAGCCTCGCCCTCCCATGACTCCTCGACCATCGAGTGGCTCGGTGGCTGCTGCCCGTCACCGCTTTCTCAGAGTGCTGCCCCACATCGGACAGTCGTGCCTACCTCCTCCTGGGAATTTGCATCAGTCAGAATCTCCCCAAAACGCACTTTCAGCGCTGGCTACTTTGGCCACTGCTGGTAGAACAATGCCAGCCACAGCTAATCACTTCCTTAAGGAAGATGACACttggcagagcagctcttggtCTCAGCCAGTCAATAGCATCAGGTTACCACCGAAAATATCTCGTGTTGAACTAGAAAATGCAAAGCTACCTACAAATAGTATTCTGACTCCTGTTTCATCCCTGTCTGCAAATTCAGAAAAAGCACCTGAAAATGCAACCTCAGCGAGTGAGGAGGatgctgttttgtttccaaatCTAACAAACGTGGATCTATATGGAAGAGATGAAGAACATCTTCCTGAACCAGATGCTTATGCTTTTTTAACAGAAGGAAGCACTGCTGAACAGTGTAATGAGATATATGACATAGGAAAGGTGAACCCAGAGCTTGAACTGCCTGATGGAGACAAAGATTCTAAGGTTGTAGAGCAGCATAGAAAACCTATTGGCAAAGTGCTGAGCACTGCAGCAATGGAGACTGGTCTTCTCAGTACTCGAGAATTAAGTCCTCAGAAGAACCTGCTTTTGTCTCCCCTCCGCTATTCAGCGCAAGTGGCACATCACAGTACCCTGAAACCACAAGCACAGCCCAGGCGCTTTGAGGCTGGTAACTTGAGATCTGCGGCCTCCCCAAATGTGCTTCGGTCGTTGGAAGTACGTAGTATAGCAGACTCCTTTCCTAGGACCACTAGATTTTGTAGTGTGAAAGTAGAGTCACTTGGCAAAAGACCTGATGTAATTTCTAAAGCAGAGGCTAGGGACATCACGGATGTGGCTAGCAAGACATCCAAAGAACCTGCGAGTTCTGTAAGTAACTTAGGATTTCTGGCTTCGCTGGCCCGAAGCACAAACAGGGAAAGTTTACAGAGTTCCTGTGGGACTGACAGGTTTCGGACTTCTGGTATTGCACTACCTACAAGCCTGCagcattttcaggaagaaagCTTTAGGAAAACTGCTCCTCCAAATGAAGCTGCTGAATATATTCTA tctgcGCATGGGCTTGGAATGAGTGGAAGTATGGCAGCTGTAGGGAAAAGAGTAG GTGAAGCAACCCATCTTCCACCTGTGAATGGCTTAATtcaagcaaaaaagaaaatttcaaagcACTGCTTTCTTTGTGGCAAGAAAACTGGATTGGCAACCAGCTATGAGTGCAG ATGTGGAAACAACTTCTGTGCAACACACCGCTATGCAGAGACTCACACTTGCACCTACGACTACAAGAGTGCAGGACGGAGGTATTTACAGGAGACCAACCCCATCATTAGTGCACCAAAGCTCCCCAAAATTTGA
- the ZFAND4 gene encoding AN1-type zinc finger protein 4 isoform X3 — MELKDDYCLDDYNISEGCTLKLVLAMRGGPVNTRRVPVKDPIREMAEYMDPARDKIWEKGPSNKQVTFLVYREGDRLNFFRVVDRGDGTLTPLSESLSGGSVYNLYADDEDETEASPSGQQIIENSITMNKMKLLKAKMENMNLSKKPKKTVKVKPRPPMTPRPSSGSVAAARHRFLRVLPHIGQSCLPPPGNLHQSESPQNALSALATLATAGRTMPATANHFLKEDDTWQSSSWSQPVNSIRLPPKISRVELENAKLPTNSILTPVSSLSANSEKAPENATSASEEDAVLFPNLTNVDLYGRDEEHLPEPDAYAFLTEGSTAEQCNEIYDIGKVNPELELPDGDKDSKVVEQHRKPIGKVLSTAAMETGLLSTRELSPQKNLLLSPLRYSAQVAHHSTLKPQAQPRRFEAGNLRSAASPNVLRSLEVRSIADSFPRTTRFCSVKVESLGKRPDVISKAEARDITDVASKTSKEPASSVSNLGFLASLARSTNRESLQSSCGTDRFRTSGIALPTSLQHFQEESFRKTAPPNEAAEYILSAHGLGMSGSMAAVGKRVAGEATHLPPVNGLIQAKKKISKHCFLCGKKTGLATSYECRCGNNFCATHRYAETHTCTYDYKSAGRRYLQETNPIISAPKLPKI; from the exons ATGGAACTGAAGGATGACTATTGTTTGGATGATTATAA CATTTCAGAAGGCTGCACTCTGAAGTTGGTTCTGGCTATGCGAGGTGGACCTGTTAACACCAGAAGAG TTCCTGTGAAAGATCCTATCAGGGAAATGGCTGAATACATGGATCCTGCTAGAGACAAGATCTGGGAGAAGGGGCCATCCAACAAACAAGTCACCTTCTTAGTGTATCGCGAGGGAGATCGCTTGAATTTCTTCCGTGTGGTTGACAGGGGTGATGGCACTTTAACACCACTGTCTGAATCTTTGAG cgGTGGTTCAGTTTATAATTTATATGCTGATGATGAAGATGAGACAGAGGCATCACCTTCTGGCCAACAGATTATTGAGAATTCAATTACTATGAACAAAATGAAACTGCTCAAGGCAAAGATGGAGAACATGAATCTGAGTAAAAAG cctaAGAAAACTGTCAAGGTGAAGCCTCGCCCTCCCATGACTCCTCGACCATCGAGTGGCTCGGTGGCTGCTGCCCGTCACCGCTTTCTCAGAGTGCTGCCCCACATCGGACAGTCGTGCCTACCTCCTCCTGGGAATTTGCATCAGTCAGAATCTCCCCAAAACGCACTTTCAGCGCTGGCTACTTTGGCCACTGCTGGTAGAACAATGCCAGCCACAGCTAATCACTTCCTTAAGGAAGATGACACttggcagagcagctcttggtCTCAGCCAGTCAATAGCATCAGGTTACCACCGAAAATATCTCGTGTTGAACTAGAAAATGCAAAGCTACCTACAAATAGTATTCTGACTCCTGTTTCATCCCTGTCTGCAAATTCAGAAAAAGCACCTGAAAATGCAACCTCAGCGAGTGAGGAGGatgctgttttgtttccaaatCTAACAAACGTGGATCTATATGGAAGAGATGAAGAACATCTTCCTGAACCAGATGCTTATGCTTTTTTAACAGAAGGAAGCACTGCTGAACAGTGTAATGAGATATATGACATAGGAAAGGTGAACCCAGAGCTTGAACTGCCTGATGGAGACAAAGATTCTAAGGTTGTAGAGCAGCATAGAAAACCTATTGGCAAAGTGCTGAGCACTGCAGCAATGGAGACTGGTCTTCTCAGTACTCGAGAATTAAGTCCTCAGAAGAACCTGCTTTTGTCTCCCCTCCGCTATTCAGCGCAAGTGGCACATCACAGTACCCTGAAACCACAAGCACAGCCCAGGCGCTTTGAGGCTGGTAACTTGAGATCTGCGGCCTCCCCAAATGTGCTTCGGTCGTTGGAAGTACGTAGTATAGCAGACTCCTTTCCTAGGACCACTAGATTTTGTAGTGTGAAAGTAGAGTCACTTGGCAAAAGACCTGATGTAATTTCTAAAGCAGAGGCTAGGGACATCACGGATGTGGCTAGCAAGACATCCAAAGAACCTGCGAGTTCTGTAAGTAACTTAGGATTTCTGGCTTCGCTGGCCCGAAGCACAAACAGGGAAAGTTTACAGAGTTCCTGTGGGACTGACAGGTTTCGGACTTCTGGTATTGCACTACCTACAAGCCTGCagcattttcaggaagaaagCTTTAGGAAAACTGCTCCTCCAAATGAAGCTGCTGAATATATTCTA tctgcGCATGGGCTTGGAATGAGTGGAAGTATGGCAGCTGTAGGGAAAAGAGTAG CAGGTGAAGCAACCCATCTTCCACCTGTGAATGGCTTAATtcaagcaaaaaagaaaatttcaaagcACTGCTTTCTTTGTGGCAAGAAAACTGGATTGGCAACCAGCTATGAGTGCAG ATGTGGAAACAACTTCTGTGCAACACACCGCTATGCAGAGACTCACACTTGCACCTACGACTACAAGAGTGCAGGACGGAGGTATTTACAGGAGACCAACCCCATCATTAGTGCACCAAAGCTCCCCAAAATTTGA